The following coding sequences lie in one Arachis stenosperma cultivar V10309 chromosome 5, arast.V10309.gnm1.PFL2, whole genome shotgun sequence genomic window:
- the LOC130979057 gene encoding miraculin-like, with amino-acid sequence MNMPLLAFLFLLALSRKQLLGAAAPAPEQVVDTSGNIVRAGLNYYIVPTYPNAGGLTLASTNADDCPLDILVVDGYQGLPLMFQPVNIKKGVVRVNTDLNIYSPYNTDCGSAVWRLKDYNYEIRQQFVTINGVLGNPGADTIADWFKIEKYEDAYKLVYCPSVCNACYYRCSDLGIYEDQWGKRLAFSNVPLKVQFHYRA; translated from the coding sequence atgaATATGCCATTGCTTGCATTCTTATTTCTCCTTGCCTTGAGTAGGAAGCAACTGCTTGGTGCGGCTGCTCCTGCACCCGAGCAAGTGGTTGATACATCCGGTAACATCGTTCGAGCCGGTTTAAATTACTATATTGTCCCTACATACCCTAATGCCGGCGGGCTCACCCTTGCCAGCACAAACGCCGACGATTGCCCTCTTGACATCCTGGTTGTGGATGGATACCAAGGCCTTCCACTAATGTTCCAACCTGTTAATATCAAGAAAGGTGTTGTTCGTGTTAACACAGATCTCAATATCTATTCTCCGTATAATACGGATTGTGGGTCCGCAGTGTGGAGGCTCAAGGACTATAACTATGAAATTCGACAGCAGTTTGTTACCATTAATGGTGTTTTAGGAAATCCTGGAGCTGACACCATTGCAGATTGGTTCAAGATTGAGAAGTACGAGGATGCTTATAAATTGGTTTATTGTCCAAGTGTTTGCAATGCTTGTTATTACCGATGCAGCGATTTAGGAATTTATGAAGACCAGTGGGGTAAGCGTCTAGCTTTCAGCAATGTGCCACTCAAAGTTCAGTTTCATTATCGTGCCTGA
- the LOC130979159 gene encoding miraculin-like — MKITLFLTLLVVLAIALSTKPLPGAAASAPEPVLDTSGKKVRTNVAYNVIPASYPYNGGVSIGSVNQSCPFYVVGGDSSNGPLPLYLSPVNEKKGVIRVHTDLNIYFLDPGTDEVCSDSSVWMLKDYDSSATQKFVTLGGAMGNPGKETLADWFKIEKYEDAYKFYYCPNVYYDGSYPCSDIGISEDEYGNKRLTLSDVPYKVWFQHA, encoded by the coding sequence ATGAAGATCACATTATTTCTAACATTATTGGTTGTCCTTGCCATTGCCTTGAGCACAAAGCCACTTCCCGGGGCAGCTGCGTCTGCCCCGGAGCCAGTGCTGGACACCTCCGGCAAAAAGGTCCGAACTAATGTCGCTTATAATGTTATTCCTGCTTCGTACCCTTATAACGGAGGTGTTTCCATTGGCAGTGTTAATCAAAGTTGTCCATTTTACGTTGTAGGCGGAGATTCTTCCAATGGTCCCCTGCCATTATATCTTTCACCCGTTAATGAGAAGAAAGGCGTTATTCGTGTTCACACTGATCTCAATATTTACTTCTTGGACCCGGGAACCGATGAAGTATGTTCCGATTCATCGGTGTGGATGCTTAAGGATTATGATTCTTCGGCCACACAAAAGTTCGTGACCCTTGGTGGCGCAATGGGAAATCCTGGAAAGGAGACACTGGCGGATTGGTTCAAGATTGAGAAGTACGAGGATGCATATAAATTTTACTATTGTCCCAATGTGTATTATGATGGAAGTTATCCATGCAGCGATATAGGGATATCTGAGGATGAATATGGTAATAAGCGTCTAACTCTCAGTGATGTTCCATACAAAGTTTGGTTCCAACATGCATGA
- the LOC130979233 gene encoding miraculin-like, with the protein MKIALLALFFLLALSNKPLLGAAGPAPEQVVDTSGKIVRAGYNYYIVPASANEGGLSLASTSENDCPLDVIAVNGYQGLPLVFQPVNVKKGVVRVDTDLNIYFSYYTDCGSTVWKLKDYNYALGQQFVTINGVLGNPGANTIGNWFKIEKYEDAYKLVYCPSVCNGCYYQCSDLGIYEDEWGKRLAFSNVPLKVQFQRA; encoded by the coding sequence ATGAAGATAGCATTGCTTGCATTGTTCTTTCTCCTTGCCTTGAGCAACAAGCCACTGCTTGGTGCGGCTGGACCCGCACCCGAGCAAGTAGTTGACACATCTGGCAAGATCGTTCGAGCCGGTTATAATTACTATATTGTCCCTGCTTCCGCTAACGAGGGTGGCCTCTCCCTTGCCAGCACAAGTGAGAATGATTGCCCTCTTGACGTTATAGCCGTCAACGGATATCAAGGCTTGCCCTTGGTATTCCAACCAGTTAACGTCAAGAAAGGCGTTGTTCGTGTTGACACAGATCTCAACATCTATTTCTCATATTATACAGATTGCGGCTCCACCGTGTGGAAACTCAAGGACTATAACTATGCACTTGGACAACAATTTGTTACCATTAATGGTGTTTTAGGAAACCCTGGAGCTAACACCATTGGCAATTGGTTCAAGATTGAGAAGTACGAGGATGCTTATAAGCTAGTGTATTGTCCAAGTGTGTGCAATGGTTGTTACTACCAGTGTAGTGACTTAGGGATTTATGAAGATGAGTGGGGCAAGCGTCTAGCTTTCAGCAATGTGCCACTCAAGGTTCAGTTTCAGCGTGCATGA
- the LOC130979219 gene encoding miraculin-like → MKITLFLALFVVLAIALSTKPLLGAAASAPETVLDTSGKKVRTSVNYYIVPGSYPYAGGIAVASVNQTCPFNVIAGDSSNGPLPLYLLPVNEKKGVIRIHTDLNIFFSDGGVGCPDSTVWMLKDYDSSAAQKFVTLGGALGNPGKETLADWFKIEKYEDAYKLYYCPNVYYDGSYPCSDIGISEDEYGNKRLALSDVPYKVRFQLA, encoded by the coding sequence ATGAAGATCACATTATTTCTAGCATTGTTCGTTGTCCTAGCCATTGCCTTGAGCACAAAGCCACTTCTCGGAGCAGCGGCTTCTGCCCCGGAGACCGTGCTTGACACTTCCGGCAAAAAAGTCCGAACCAGTGTCAATTATTATATTGTCCCCGGTTCATACCCTTATGCCGGAGGTATTGCAGTTGCCAGTGTTAATCAAACTTGTCCATTTAACGTTATAGCCGGAGATTCTTCTAATGGTCCCCTGCCATTATATCTCTTACCCGTTAATGAGAAGAAAGGCGTTATTCGTATCCACACTGATCTCAACATTTTCTTCTCGGACGGCGGCGTAGGATGTCCCGATTCGACAGTGTGGATGCTTAAGGACTATGATTCTTCGGCCGCACAAAAGTTTGTGACCCTTGGTGGCGCATTGGGCAACCCTGGAAAGGAGACACTGGCGGATTGGTTCAAGATTGAGAAGTACGAGGATGCATATAAATTGTACTATTGTCCAAATGTGTACTATGATGGAAGTTATCCATGCAGCGATATAGGGATATCTGAGGATGAATATGGTAATAAGCGTCTAGCTCTCAGTGATGTTCCATACAAAGTTCGGTTCCAACTTGCATGA
- the LOC130981169 gene encoding miraculin-like: MLKTTLVLALFLVFALSTKPLLGATNHEPEQVIDTSGKIVRAGSHYYNIISATPNLSGISLAIFTGNETCPLDVATIDGFHGLPVVFQPVNAKKGVVRVNTDLNIMFSYDSRCESMVWKLKDYDYATRQRFVTTNGVLGNPGANTISNWFRIEKYEDDYKLSYCPKVCPSCRHPCMDIGVHKDHNNWGKHRLALSNVPFKLRFQRA; the protein is encoded by the coding sequence ATGTTGAAGACCACATTAGTTCTTGCATTGTTCCTTGTCTTTGCCTTGAGCACCAAGCCACTGCTCGGTGCAACTAACCATGAACCCGAGCAAGTGATTGACACATCCGGCAAGATTGTTCGAGCCGGCTCTCATTATTACAACATCATCTCTGCCACACCTAACTTATCTGGGATCTCTCTCGCCATCTTCACAGGTAACGAGACATGCCCCCTTGACGTTGCGACCATAGATGGTTTTCATGGTTTGCCTGTAGTGTTCCAACCCGTTAATGCTAAAAAAGGAGTTGTTCGTGTTAACACCGATCTCAATATCATGTTCTCATATGATTCACGGTGCGAGTCAATGGTGTGGAAGCTCAAAGACTATGACTATGCGACTAGACAGCGGTTTGTGACGACTAATGGTGTTTTAGGAAACCCTGGTGCCAACACTATTAGCAATTGGTTCAGGATTGAGAAGTACGAGGATGATTATAAGTTGTCTTATTGTCCCAAAGTGTGCCCTAGTTGTAGACATCCATGTATGGATATAGGGGTACATAAAGACCATAACAATTGGGGCAAGCATCGTCTAGCTCTTAGCAATGTGCCTTTCAAATTGCGGTTTCAGCGTGCATGA
- the LOC130982419 gene encoding miraculin-like: protein MKNTLLVLFLFFALSTKPLLGAASTAPEQVVDTSGKVVRAGSNYYIVPTSPNVGGLSLTSTGESTCPLDVVLTTSDPNGYRGQPVVFQPVNVKKGVVRVNTDLNIYFAYESICESTVWMLKDYDYSTGHWFVTTNNGVLGSPSSNTVANWFKIEKYEDGYKLVYCPSVCKKCYHKCSDIGIYEDQYGKRLALSDVPFKVRFQLA from the coding sequence atgaagaacacattACTTGTCCTATTCCTTTTCTTTGCCTTGAGCACCAAACCATTGCTCGGTGCAGCCAGTACTGCGCCGGAGCAAGTGGTGGACACATCCGGCAAGGTCGTCCGAGCCGGTTCAAATTACTATATTGTCCCTACTTCTCCTAATGTAGGTGGCCTTTCCCTCACCAGCACAGGTGAATCCACATGCCCTCTTGATGTTGTGCTTACAACATCGGATCCAAACGGTTACCGGGGCCAACCCGTGGTGTTTCAACCGGTTAACGTTAAAAAAGGCGTTGTTCGTGTTAACACTGATCTCAACATCTATTTCGCATATGAATCAATTTGTGAGTCCACGGTATGGATGCTCAAGGACTATGATTATTCAACCGGGCATTGGTTTGTGACAACTAACAATGGTGTGTTGGGAAGCCCTAGTAGCAACACCGTTGCTAATTGGTTCAAGATTGAAAAGTACGAGGATGGTTATAAGTTAGTTTATTGTCCAAGTGTTTGCAAGAAGTGTTACCACAAATGCAGTGATATTGGGATATATGAGGACCAATATGGCAAGCGTTTGGCCCTTAGTGATGTGCCATTCAAAGTTCGATTTCAACTTGCGTGA